The genomic interval GGGCAGGTGCGAAGCACTGCCTGGGAGTCAGGTATGTAATTACCACTGGTCTTTTTCTGGTTCAGACCTTTCGCCTGTCGGTCCTTGCGCTCACCTTTCTGAAGACGCTCGGATTGACGCGGCAAACTTACCGGTACGCGTGCCTGCCGAGCCACAAGTTGCTCGTCGCATTCGTTTAGTGCGCGAGCTGCCCAGACCATGGACCGTGCTATGGAGCCGCTCAATTTAGCGCTCCATGGCGTAAGGAACCGATCCAATCCTCAATTGATTTAGACGGCCATGCGCGAGCGCGGATTCCCAGCTCAACAGGACGGGGGAAAGTCCCCAACTTAATACGACGATAAATCTCGGATTTGGACAGTCCAGATTCTGTGATGACACGAGGCAAACGCCAAAGCGGGCCTGTTGATTGAAGCTGTAGCATTTTGTTCTCCTATGTGGTCCTGTGAAGTTCACAGCATGGGGAGAACAATATCGAACAATTTACTCTATGAAAATTACCCTATGAGGTCAAATGCAATTGGGACCAGGTAACGACGACTATTTCATTTTTGTTTTGGAGCGCCGATGTGGAATTTCACATGCGGCATAGCTTTATGATACCAATTACTCAAAGTAATCGGATTGTAGTCGTCTATTTTATATCTTCCTTTGGTGTGGAAATTTTTTACCTCATTCAAAGCGATTAGTTCCTTGACGCTATGTATTATTATATTTTTTTCTTTAATCATGGCGATGAATCGAGATTGATCTGTGTTTGTATGCCGATTTTTCCATCCCGACTTAATATTTTCCAATTTACCCCTGATTTTTAATAATTCCGCAAAATCCACATTTCTGTGCTGCTCATCCATACGAACAAACTCGACTAACTGTTTAACTATTTGCAACCCAAAGCTTGGTGACTTCATAATTTCAATTCCTTTTAATTCGTCCCCTTCTTCAATAGATTGATAAAGTTCCATTGCGAGAATTATCGGCTTCAAAATTTTGGATTTTTTTGTGATTTCGCGAAATAACTTTATTTTTTCTTGATACGTTGAAATATCATTTTCCGATGGCTCTACTAAAGCATTAAAATTTTCCTTCGCATCGTGAAATTCTTTGCTTAGTCGTTCTAACTCTGTACTTACCGCATCAGAAGCTGCTATATCATTCAAAAGATTTTCATGAAACTCAGCTTTCTGTTCGATCTTAGTTACCTCAAACTCTAATTTAGTCGACGCTTCTTCCATTCTGCTGGAAATGGATAGGATTTCCTTTACAAAAACACTCCTAACCAAGTCGGTTGCCAAGTCTGATTGATCTTTTAGTTCATCAATTTTTGAGACAAACCATTTATGTTGGGCTTCCAACACGTTCCACTCATCTTTTAGTGTCGACACTGCATTTTTAACTTGTAGCATTTTTTACCAGTAATATTTATTTGATAAGTACGCGGGAGGTGTCCTGACACTGACATGCTCCGACTAGCCCATAACAACAATTCTACCTTTATGAGATGCTTTTTCGAGGCGCATACCGTCGAGTGACTTTCGTATTTGCCGTTTTTCAGAAATTTAGCATGCCAAACTCGCCCAAAGAGCTACGGGATACCAGCGATCTGACAAAATCAGGACCTAATTGGAGCTGGGTACAAGAAAGCGGCGCGGCTTATCGCCTAAGAATATTCAGATAAAGTGCGTCTTGTTGAAATCTGTTGCTAGAACGCAGCAACTAGCTTTGCACGGTATTTTTGACGGTATGTCTAAGTATGAAAACAACGGAATCTAGTAATCATACTAATTTCCAAGTGGTATGCGATTCCCGCCGCCCCAATGAATCGTTTTAAGATGTTCAAAAAGCCGCAACTCTCGTATGAGATTGCGGCTTTTTCATTTTAGGGCGATCCTGACTCGTTCATGACAATCCGACATGGGATGACGGTATGTTTGACGGCAACATCATCACTTAACGACACGCTTATCATCATCCCCTTAATAACTCTGCCATACACAATACCAAGCCAGCCATGAAGCGCCCCTTAGAAACTGGATATTTTTATTTATTTGATGGTGAACAGAATGGACAAACCATTCAAGTTCCTGTGATTATTACGAATAGATAAACCTTTTTATAGCGCACAATTATTAGGAATTACGTATGCAATACGCCATGAAATTAATCGTTTTACACCTTAAATATCTATAAGAAATCGAATGGTTTTTAAGTACACCTGAAATAAAAACGGACCGAAGCTGTCAAGCGCCGGCCCGCCCATCAAAATAATTAAAACCGCTTAAAACCGATACTTCAATGTCAGCGTAGCGTTGCGCGGCGCACCGTAGGTCAGCGCACCATACGCTGGAAACATGCCGAAGTACTTTGTGTCGAGCACATTGTTGACATTGAGTTGCGCCGAGAGCTGCTTGGTGAACTCGTAGCGCGCCATCAGATTAACCAGGCTGTAGGACTTCTGTTCAATCATCCCGTTAGTGGAGGCCGGAGCATTAGGGTCAACCGTATAGGTACGGCCCTGCCAGTTGACGCCACCGCCAACTGTTAAAGCGTTCCAATCACCTGGCAGACGATAAGTTGTAAACACGCGAAATAGCTGACGCGGGTAAACGCTATTGATATCCGCACCGGAAGCGTCTGTGGCCTTGAACTGGGTATAGCCAACACTGGCATTCCAACCTCGCGCCAACTCGCCCGAAACATCTAACTCAAACCCGTTGCTAGTTGCTCCCTTTACAGCGCGGTAATATGGCTCTGGTGCAAGCGGCCCGGCGCCATCGCGATCGACCAGGCCGGCTTCTTGTCCAAGGTTATCTTGCTTGATCTGGAACAGCGCCAAAGAGGCATTCAGGCGTCCATCTAGAAACTCTCCTTTGATACCAGCCTCGGTACTTTTGCCAATAATAGGGTCAAGGCTCTTTCCGCCGAAATCTTTAAGATTCTGCGGCTGGAAGATGTCGGTATAGCTTACATACGAAGAGTAGGTCTCGTTGATGTCGTAGACAAGGCCAGCGTAAGGCGTCACTTCACGGTTATTCTTTAATGCATATTCGGGCGTATTGACGCCGTGGCCTGTTTTTTCGTAGTTGGTAACGCGGGCACCGATAATCAGTTTGAGCGGATCGGCGAGCGAGAACCGCACCACGCCGAAAAGCGCCTGCTGCTTGGTGATACTGCCTTCATAAAAACTCGGCGCACCCCAGGTTGGCTCTGGATAAGCAGCGCCGTTCCAGTTATTGAAGTCGCCAACCGGCGCGCTGGAATCGGCTGCGCGGCTGTCAGAATTAAACTTCTGCTCAGAATACATATAGCCGAATGCCGCTTCATGCTTGCGACCAGCCAACTCGAAAGGGCCGCTCACATGCAGGCCAATGTCATCCTGCTGCGTATGCGTCTTGTACGAACCGGCAAATGAGTTCATACCGAGGCCAGTCGTCCGATCTGGAACTCCCGACAGATACAACAGATAGGAATCGCCAGTCCGGTCGCCATGGCTGTAGGAGGTGCTCAATTTCCAGCCGTTATCGAAACGATGTTCGAGATTCACAAAAGTGTTTTGATAGGACGTGTCCCAGCGTGTCCAGCCAGCGGCAGAGGTCTTTGAGCGATCCCAATTTGTTTTCGAACCATCGGTGTACCAGTAAGGCAAACCGCCCCACATGGGTCCTTTTGGCGCGGTATCCTGCTGGCTGAAACCTGCGGACAACAATGTGTTTGGCGTCAGATCCGCCTCAATCGTCGCATATACAGTCTGATTTTTACTATGCATCAGATCGACCCAGCTATCTCCTTGCTTGTATTCACCGACCACGCGTGCGCGTACTGTGCCCGTTTGGTTTAACGGCGTAAATAGGTCAATCAAGGCCCGACGTTCACCCCAGCTACCCACGCCGATCTCTGCCGAGCCCTTAAACTCCTTGCTATCAGCACGTTTGCGCACAAGGTTAATCGCTGCGGAGGGATTGCCGCTGCCCGTCATCAGACCGGTCGCGCCACGCACAACCTCTACGCGGTCGTAAATTGCCAGACTGCTCGCGACCTCACCCGAACTCCAGGCCTGGTCCCACGTAGTGGGAATTCCGTCGATTTGCAGATTGTCGATATCAAAGCCACGAGCAGTAAACTTGGCGCGATTAGTTTCGTATTGATTCACCGAGATTCCGGTCACATTGTTGACAATATCCGTCACCGTCATCAAGCCCTGGTCTTCAATGCGTTGCTGCGTCACCACCGACACCGACTGTGGCGTATCGCGCAGCGACATGCTTAACGGCGTGGCTGTCTTGGTCTTGCCGGTCGTGTATGAGCCTGTGCCTTCCGTGGTTTCTCCCAGCGTTTGCGCCTTGACCTGAATCTCAGGCAGGGTAACCGCGCTCTGTTCAGCGCTTTGAGAATGGGCGGCTAAGGGAGTGGCAAGCGCCACACACACTGCAAACCGATTGAATTTGTGACGCCGGTCGGCGCGCGCATGGATAGCCATTTATTTTCCAATTAACAACAAAAACGAAGATAGTTGGCTGGCACTCCGAATGCATGGCGTTGGCAAATGACGGACAGTTAGCTGGCTACGGGACAAGATGCGAATGATAATGATTATCATTAAAAAGTCAACGGAAATGCGGAAATTGCTTAAATTTGCCCGTCAAAACAACAAAAAATAACCAAATGTTGCATTGCGTCGAGTTTCCCGCAGATGGGGAGAAGGGTCCGCGTTAGGGCGTATTCCGACGTTTCAGCCATAACGCGTTTCGCCAATGCGCGCTGCTGCACGGCGATCACTTTTATTGTAATGACGACATGCCAGATGCCATGTATTGCAGCATCTTGTTAGCGCCAATAGAGAGTTTGCGGCCGGTGCGTGTGATGAGATGCGCTTCCGCATTTTGCAGAATGGGTTGCTGGATTGGAATGGCAAACAACTCCCCTGCTTCAAGCTCGCTTCGGACCACGAAGGCTGGCAGGAAAGTCACGCCGAGTTGCAGCTTTACGTACTGCCGCAATATGTAGAACGAATTTGTCGTCAGATGCGGTGTTAGTCTGATTTTTTCGGTTTGCTCAACCAGCTGCAGGATCTGCCGCAAGCCAAATGTCGGATGATTGAGGGCTAGCGGATACGACAGAAAATCAGCGATCTTGAGCGGCCCTTTTTTGCCTAACAACGGAAAATCTGGTCCCACAATTGCCAATATCGGCTGCTTGCTGATCTTGCGCGAGACGATCTTGGAATCTGGCGGAGGATTCATGATCAGGCCAATTTCCGCCTCATCTTCGCAGACTCTGCGCATGACTTCGTTGGTTCCCGCCACGTCAAGGACGATCGAAATATCGCTGTAATTCGCGCCGAGTTTGGTCAACGGCCCCGCCATCAAATCGGAAACAAAGCCCTCTCCCAATGCAATCCGAACCGTACCTCTGCGCAGGCCTCTTAACTCCTG from Glaciimonas sp. PCH181 carries:
- a CDS encoding AlpA family transcriptional regulator, which encodes MLQLQSTGPLWRLPRVITESGLSKSEIYRRIKLGTFPRPVELGIRARAWPSKSIEDWIGSLRHGALN
- the fhuE gene encoding ferric-rhodotorulic acid/ferric-coprogen receptor FhuE, whose protein sequence is MAIHARADRRHKFNRFAVCVALATPLAAHSQSAEQSAVTLPEIQVKAQTLGETTEGTGSYTTGKTKTATPLSMSLRDTPQSVSVVTQQRIEDQGLMTVTDIVNNVTGISVNQYETNRAKFTARGFDIDNLQIDGIPTTWDQAWSSGEVASSLAIYDRVEVVRGATGLMTGSGNPSAAINLVRKRADSKEFKGSAEIGVGSWGERRALIDLFTPLNQTGTVRARVVGEYKQGDSWVDLMHSKNQTVYATIEADLTPNTLLSAGFSQQDTAPKGPMWGGLPYWYTDGSKTNWDRSKTSAAGWTRWDTSYQNTFVNLEHRFDNGWKLSTSYSHGDRTGDSYLLYLSGVPDRTTGLGMNSFAGSYKTHTQQDDIGLHVSGPFELAGRKHEAAFGYMYSEQKFNSDSRAADSSAPVGDFNNWNGAAYPEPTWGAPSFYEGSITKQQALFGVVRFSLADPLKLIIGARVTNYEKTGHGVNTPEYALKNNREVTPYAGLVYDINETYSSYVSYTDIFQPQNLKDFGGKSLDPIIGKSTEAGIKGEFLDGRLNASLALFQIKQDNLGQEAGLVDRDGAGPLAPEPYYRAVKGATSNGFELDVSGELARGWNASVGYTQFKATDASGADINSVYPRQLFRVFTTYRLPGDWNALTVGGGVNWQGRTYTVDPNAPASTNGMIEQKSYSLVNLMARYEFTKQLSAQLNVNNVLDTKYFGMFPAYGALTYGAPRNATLTLKYRF
- a CDS encoding LysR family transcriptional regulator yields the protein MYETVNEARIIYLFESIQRGTMRAAADALGIAPSAVSRQIALLEQELAIPLIERHTRGVKPTEAGRLLLEYFREQRSHQDDLLSQLQELRGLRRGTVRIALGEGFVSDLMAGPLTKLGANYSDISIVLDVAGTNEVMRRVCEDEAEIGLIMNPPPDSKIVSRKISKQPILAIVGPDFPLLGKKGPLKIADFLSYPLALNHPTFGLRQILQLVEQTEKIRLTPHLTTNSFYILRQYVKLQLGVTFLPAFVVRSELEAGELFAIPIQQPILQNAEAHLITRTGRKLSIGANKMLQYMASGMSSLQ